One Loxodonta africana isolate mLoxAfr1 chromosome 15, mLoxAfr1.hap2, whole genome shotgun sequence genomic window carries:
- the LOC100676717 gene encoding cytochrome P450 26B1: MLFEGLELVSALATLAACLVSVTLLLAVSQQLWQLRWAATRDKSCKLPIPKGSMGFPLIGETGHWLLQGPGFQSSRREKYGNVFKTHLLGRPLIRVTGAENVRKILMGEHHLVSTEWPRSTRMLLGPNTVSNSIGDIHRNKRKVYSKIFSHEALESYLPKIQLVIQDTLRAWSSHPEAINVYQEAQKLTFRMAIRVLLGFSIPEEDLGQLFEVYQQFVENVFSLPVDLPFSGYRRGIQARQTLQKGLEKAIREKLQCTQGKDYADALDVLIQSSKEHGKEMTMQELKDGTLELIFAAYATTASASTSLIMQLLKHPAVLEKLREELRAHGILHGGGCPCEGTLHLSTLSRLHYLDCVIKEVMRLFTPISGGYRTVLQTFELDGFQIPKGWSVMYSIRDTHDTAPVFKDVTVFDPDRFSQARSEDKDGRFHYLPFGGGVRTCLGKHLAKLFLKVLAVELASTSRFELATRTFPRITLVPILHPVDGLSVKFFGLDSNQNKILPETEAMLSATV; the protein is encoded by the exons ATGCTCTTTGAGGGCTTGGAGCTGGTGTCGGCGCTGGCCACCCTCGCCGCGTGCCTGGTGTCGGTGACGCTGCTGCTGGCCGTGTCTCAGCAGCTGTGGCAGCTGCGCTGGGCTGCTACCCGCGACAAGAGCTGCAAACTGCCGATCCCCAAGGGCTCAATGGGCTTCCCGCTCATCGGAGAGACCGGCCACTGGCTGCTACAG GGTCCCGGCTTCCAGTCGTCGCGGAGAGAGAAGTATGGCAACGTGTTCAAGACGCACTTGCTTGGGCGACCACTGATTCGCGTGACGGGCGCAGAGAACGTGCGCAAGATCCTCATGGGCGAGCATCACCTCGTGAGCACCGAGTGGCCGCGCAGCACGCGCATGCTCCTGGGCCCCAACACGGTGTCCAACTCCATTGGCGACATCCACCGCAACAAACGCAAG GTCTACTCCAAGATCTTCAGCCACGAGGCCCTGGAGAGCTACCTGCCCAAGATCCAACTGGTGATCCAGGACACACTGCGTGCCTGGAGCAGTCACCCTGAGGCCATCAACGTGTACCAGGAGGCGCAGAAGCTCACCTTCCGCATGGCCATCCGGGTGCTGCTGGGCTTCAGCATCCCTGAGGAGGACCTGGGGCAGCTCTTCGAGGTCTACCAGCAGTTCGTGGAGAACGTCTTCTCTCTGCCTGTCGACTTGCCCTTTAGTGGCTACCGGAGG GGCATCCAGGCAAGGCAGACCCTCCAGAAGGGGTTGGAAAAGGCGATCCGTGAGAAGCTGCAGTGCACCCAGGGCAAGGACTACGCGGACGCACTGGATGTCCTCATCCAGAGCAGCAAGGAGCATGGGAAGGAGATGACCATGCAGGAGCTGAAG GATGGGACCCTGGAGCTGATCTTCGCCGCCTACGCCACCACGGCCAGTGCCAGCACTTCGCTTATCATGCAGCTGCTGAAGCACCCGGCCGTGTTGGAGAAGCTTCGGGAGGAGCTGCGGGCCCATGGCATCCTGCACGGTGGCGGCTGCCCCTGTGAGGGCACTCTGCACCTCAGCACGCTCAGCAGGCTGCACTACCTCGACTGCGTCATCAAGGAGGTCATGCGCCTTTTCACCCCCATTTCTGGCGGCTACCGCACGGTGCTGCAGACCTTCGAGCTTGAC GGTTTCCAGATCCCCAAAGGCTGGAGTGTCATGTACAGCATCCGGGACACCCACGACACGGCGCCTGTGTTCAAGGACGTGACCGTGTTCGACCCTGACCGCTTCAGTCAGGCACGCAGCGAAGACAAGGATGGCCGCTTCCATTACCTCCCGTTCGGCGGCGGCGTCCGGACCTGCCTGGGCAAGCACCTGGCCAAGCTGTTCCTGAAGGTGCTGGCGGTAGAGCTGGCCAGCACGAGCCGGTTCGAGCTGGCCACCCGGACCTTCCCCCGCATCACCTTGGTCCCCATCCTGCACCCTGTGGATGGCCTCAGCGTCAAGTTCTTTGGCCTGGACTCCAACCAGAACAAGATCCTGCCAGAGACGGAGGCCATGCTGAGTGCCACGGTCTAA